One window of Ziziphus jujuba cultivar Dongzao chromosome 5, ASM3175591v1 genomic DNA carries:
- the LOC132803814 gene encoding probable WRKY transcription factor 12 has product MEGDRGVPNYELQVSFSATPPPPIHEMGFVQFEDHNQVLSFLSPNNNNNNNNNNNNSHSTTPPLNGGSTATTTSAAAAAATATTMGFGHGDHLAARSSWNNDQVGTLDPKGINNDENCSTGNASDGSNSWWRSSTSEKSKVKVRRKLREPRFCFQTRSDVDVLDDGYKWRKYGQKVVKNSLHPRSYYRCTYNNCRVKKRVERLSEDCRMVITTYEGRHNHSPCDDSNSSEHECFSSF; this is encoded by the exons atggaaggaGACAGAGGGGTTCCAAATTATGAGCTTCAAGTCTCATTCTCTGCTACCCCTCCACCACCTATCCATGAAATGGGATTTGTCCAGTTTGAAGATCATAACCAGGTTTTGAGCTTCTTATCTcctaacaacaacaacaacaacaacaacaacaacaacaattctcACTCAACTACTCCGCCTCTCAACGGCGGTTCCACTGCAACCACCACTTCTGCTGCCGCCGCCGCTGCCACCGCCACCACTATGGGATTTGGTCACGGTGATCATCTTGCTGCCAGATCTTCTTGGAATAACGACCAG GTGGGTACGTTGGATCCCAAGGGTATTAATAATGATGAAAATTGCAGTACCGGTAATGCTAGCGATGGCAGCAATTCGTG GTGGAGGAGCTCAACCTCAGAGAAAAGCAAAGTGAAAGTGAGAAGAAAGCTGAGGGAACCAAGGTTCTGTTTCCAAACCAGAAGCGATGTGGATGTGCTTGATGATGGTTATAAGTGGAGGAAATATGGTCAGAAAGTTGTCAAGAACAGCCTCCATCCTAG AAGTTATTACCGTTGTACGTACAATAATTGTCGAGTAAAGAAAAGGGTGGAACGACTTTCAGAGGATTGTCGTATGGTAATCACAACTTATGAAGGTAGACACAACCACTCTCCTTGTGATGACTCAAATTCCTCCGAACATGAATGTTTTAGCTCCTTTTAA